From Choloepus didactylus isolate mChoDid1 chromosome 19, mChoDid1.pri, whole genome shotgun sequence, one genomic window encodes:
- the LOC119515659 gene encoding bladder cancer-associated protein isoform X2 translates to MYCLQWLLPVLLIPKPLNPALWFSHSMFMGFYLLSFLLERKPCTICALVFLAALFLICYSCWGNCFLYHCSDSPLPELAHDPGVVGT, encoded by the coding sequence ATGTATTGCCTCCAGTGGCTGCTGCCCGTCCTCCTCATCCCCAAGCCCCTCAACCCCGCCCTGTGGTTCAGCCACTCCATGTTCATGGGCTTCTACCTGCTCAGCTTCCTCCTGGAGCGGAAACCTTGCACGAtttgtgccttggttttcttGGCAGCCCTGTTCCTCATCTGCTATAGCTGCTGGGGAAACTGTTTCCTGTACCACTGCTCTGATTCCCCGCTTCCGGAATTGGCGCATGACCCTGGAGTTGTGGGCACCTAA
- the NNAT gene encoding neuronatin isoform X1, which translates to MAAVAAASAELLIIGWYIFRVLLQVFLECCIYWVGFAFRNPPGTQPIARSEVFRYSLQKLAYTVSRTGRQVLGERRQRAPN; encoded by the exons ATGGCGGCAGTGGCTGCAGCCTCGGCCGAGCTGCTCATCATTGGCTGGTACATCTTCCGCGTGCTGCTGCAG GTGTTCCTGGAATGCTGCATTTACTGGGTAGGATTCGCTTTTCGAAATCCTCCAGGGACACAGCCCATTGCGAGAAGTGAG GTGTTCAGGTACTCCCTGCAGAAGCTGGCGTACACGGTGTCGCGGACCGGGCGGCAGGTGCTGGGGGAGCGCCGGCAGCGGGCCCCCAACTga
- the NNAT gene encoding neuronatin isoform X2 translates to MAAVAAASAELLIIGWYIFRVLLQVFRYSLQKLAYTVSRTGRQVLGERRQRAPN, encoded by the exons ATGGCGGCAGTGGCTGCAGCCTCGGCCGAGCTGCTCATCATTGGCTGGTACATCTTCCGCGTGCTGCTGCAG GTGTTCAGGTACTCCCTGCAGAAGCTGGCGTACACGGTGTCGCGGACCGGGCGGCAGGTGCTGGGGGAGCGCCGGCAGCGGGCCCCCAACTga